A portion of the Mesobacillus sp. AQ2 genome contains these proteins:
- a CDS encoding amidohydrolase → MTSSFVKDLTPGLIEWRRSLHALPELGFMEYITTYRIGKELEALGFKLFVGKEALDEESRMGIPPESDLLAHELKALNWGVEESWLDKMRGGNTGLVAIWDTGKEGDHVGFRFDIDALPINESLNSNHFPAKHQFVSKELNVMHACGHDGHTTIGLGAAQYIAAHNDQLKGSFTLLFQPAEEGGRGARAMVAKGWLDDVDYFYSGHIGIQTLPIGTIAATTPGFLASTKYNAYFKGVASHAGMNPELGKNALLAATTAANNLYAIPRHHDGVTRVNVGRLVAGSGRNIIPEDSYMEIEVRGETVEIAEYMAEKATRILQAAADMHDVICTIEPVGLTEVVVCNEELIPKITEWCAESEYVKEVLPSVTVSGSEDVSLMMNRVQQHGGKATYMLFGTKLDHPHHHPEFDFQEEVLLVAVDTFISIINGGSRFN, encoded by the coding sequence ATGACAAGTAGTTTCGTAAAAGATTTAACTCCAGGATTAATTGAATGGCGACGTTCCTTACATGCCTTACCAGAATTGGGATTTATGGAGTACATCACGACGTACAGGATCGGGAAGGAGCTTGAAGCCCTAGGTTTTAAGCTGTTTGTTGGAAAGGAAGCGCTTGATGAGGAATCTCGTATGGGGATTCCACCGGAGAGTGATTTGTTGGCGCATGAGTTGAAGGCTCTTAACTGGGGAGTTGAGGAGTCGTGGCTGGATAAAATGCGAGGCGGGAACACTGGGCTGGTGGCTATATGGGATACAGGGAAAGAAGGGGACCATGTTGGCTTCCGCTTTGATATTGATGCTTTGCCGATTAATGAATCTCTGAATTCGAACCATTTTCCAGCAAAACACCAATTTGTATCCAAGGAGCTGAATGTCATGCATGCCTGCGGACATGACGGACACACAACGATTGGTCTTGGTGCCGCTCAATATATTGCAGCCCATAATGATCAACTGAAGGGTAGTTTCACCCTGCTGTTTCAGCCAGCTGAAGAAGGCGGACGCGGTGCGAGGGCGATGGTGGCTAAAGGCTGGCTTGATGATGTTGACTATTTCTATTCCGGGCATATCGGCATTCAAACTCTTCCGATTGGAACGATTGCTGCTACGACACCAGGTTTCCTTGCTTCGACGAAATACAATGCATATTTTAAAGGTGTTGCTTCCCACGCTGGGATGAATCCTGAGCTTGGCAAAAATGCGCTGCTCGCAGCAACGACAGCGGCCAATAATTTATATGCAATCCCCCGTCACCATGATGGTGTAACCCGAGTGAATGTTGGAAGATTAGTTGCTGGAAGCGGCCGAAATATCATTCCTGAAGATAGTTACATGGAAATCGAAGTCCGTGGGGAAACAGTGGAGATTGCCGAATATATGGCTGAAAAAGCGACGAGGATTCTTCAAGCTGCAGCTGATATGCACGACGTAATCTGCACGATTGAACCGGTTGGCTTGACCGAAGTGGTTGTCTGCAATGAGGAGCTGATCCCGAAAATTACTGAATGGTGTGCCGAAAGCGAGTATGTAAAAGAAGTATTGCCATCAGTGACTGTTTCAGGGTCTGAAGATGTCAGCCTGATGATGAATCGGGTTCAACAGCACGGCGGGAAGGCGACTTATATGTTATTCGGGACAAAGCTTGACCATCCGCACCATCATCCTGAGTTTGATTTTCAGGAAGAGGTTCTGTTGGTTGCGGTGGATACATTCATCTCTATCATTAATGGCGGTTCTAGATTTAATTGA
- a CDS encoding acetamidase/formamidase family protein, producing MRKAQQTVYVNEFTNGILDPEQEMLGPVKNGGHIIANTTPGCWGPMITPCIRGGHEVTKPVFVEGAEVGDAIAIRIKSIQVTSMGTSSGNDAPVEGRFVGDPFVAVKCPGCGQLYPDTKVVGTGRESVRCSNCDTDVTPFVFTNGYTIAFDSNRQVGVTLNKKAAEEAAKQGRAFMNTPENSVQNPIVAFAPHDLVGTVARLRPFLGQLGTTPGRALPDSHNAGDFGQFLVDAPHEYGITREQLAERTDGHMDINRVREGAILICPVKVEGGGVYIGDMHAMQGDGEIAGHTTDVSGIVTLQTIVIKGLTIDGPILLPVGDDLPYLAKPITKKEKATAQKLAGQWGVRKLEESLPISFIGTGANLNEATDNGLQRAAEAFGITVPEVMNRATITGSIEIGRHPGVVTVTFLAPTSYIDQLGLTHLVKDHYSDLLEK from the coding sequence GTGAGAAAAGCGCAGCAAACAGTGTATGTAAACGAGTTTACCAATGGAATCCTGGACCCTGAACAGGAAATGCTTGGCCCTGTTAAAAATGGCGGACATATCATTGCCAACACGACGCCGGGGTGCTGGGGACCGATGATTACACCTTGCATCCGTGGAGGACATGAAGTAACAAAACCGGTTTTTGTGGAAGGTGCTGAAGTTGGTGATGCGATTGCTATCCGCATAAAGTCCATTCAGGTCACATCCATGGGAACTTCATCTGGAAACGATGCCCCTGTTGAAGGCAGGTTTGTTGGCGATCCCTTTGTCGCGGTGAAATGTCCAGGCTGCGGACAGCTTTACCCGGATACCAAGGTTGTAGGCACTGGCCGTGAGTCTGTTCGCTGCAGCAACTGCGATACAGATGTAACCCCTTTTGTTTTTACAAATGGCTATACAATCGCGTTCGACTCCAATAGACAGGTGGGTGTCACTTTAAATAAAAAAGCCGCAGAAGAAGCTGCAAAACAAGGGCGAGCATTTATGAACACTCCGGAAAATTCAGTACAAAATCCAATCGTCGCATTTGCCCCACATGATTTGGTCGGAACGGTCGCAAGGCTTCGTCCTTTCCTTGGCCAGCTCGGCACAACACCTGGCAGAGCCTTGCCTGATTCACATAATGCGGGTGACTTTGGCCAATTCCTGGTGGATGCCCCTCACGAATACGGGATCACCAGGGAACAGCTTGCAGAACGAACTGATGGCCACATGGACATTAACCGAGTCCGTGAAGGAGCCATCCTGATTTGCCCTGTAAAAGTAGAAGGCGGCGGAGTGTATATCGGGGACATGCATGCGATGCAGGGAGACGGTGAAATTGCTGGCCATACAACAGATGTATCAGGTATTGTCACCCTTCAAACCATTGTCATAAAAGGATTGACCATCGACGGCCCGATCCTGCTGCCTGTTGGTGATGACCTCCCTTACCTGGCAAAACCAATCACGAAAAAAGAAAAAGCAACCGCACAGAAATTAGCCGGACAATGGGGTGTCCGCAAGCTGGAAGAATCCCTGCCAATCTCCTTCATCGGCACCGGAGCCAACTTGAACGAGGCAACCGATAACGGCTTGCAGCGTGCAGCTGAGGCATTCGGAATCACAGTTCCAGAAGTCATGAACAGAGCAACCATTACAGGCTCAATCGAAATCGGCCGCCATCCAGGTGTTGTTACGGTGACCTTCCTTGCCCCAACTAGTTACATTGATCAATTGGGATTGACGCATTTGGTAAAAGACCACTATAGTGACCTATTGGAAAAATAG
- a CDS encoding M20 family metallopeptidase: protein MKNNNVKTYLAENKETFERISKYIYNHPETRFEEYESAEYLASECEKAGFSVERNAGGIETAFVATIGSGYPVIGFLGEFDALSGLGQKPDKTVYEPTEVNVGHGCGHNLLGTGAFAAACAAKKYLEDHSLSGTLKFFGCPGEEGGSGKTFMVREGVFDGVDAALSWHPSPANAIMSLSSLANYQVYFRFKGVSSHAANSPHLGRSALDAVELMNVGVNYLREHIVPEARIHYAVTNTGGISPNVVQADAEVLYLIRAPEVQQVDGIYKRVCKIAEGAALMTETELSIEFDKACSNYIPNRSLEKLLHENLVEAGTEEPTEEENAFAKELWSTLSDGEKESYLDLLKGFGYVGNGTEFEGKYLSDSISPYEASNEVLAGSTDVSDVSWVVPTAQLTAATSALGTPLHTWQMTTQGISSFAHKGMLRAAESMALTAVQLFEDDAKLKTVKQEFEEFLQANPYTCPIPKDVKPSTLK from the coding sequence ATGAAAAACAACAATGTGAAAACGTATCTCGCCGAAAACAAAGAGACTTTTGAGAGAATTAGCAAGTACATTTATAATCATCCAGAAACTAGATTCGAAGAATACGAGTCAGCTGAGTATTTAGCATCTGAGTGTGAAAAAGCCGGTTTCTCTGTGGAAAGGAATGCAGGAGGTATAGAAACTGCATTCGTTGCAACTATTGGAAGCGGTTACCCGGTCATAGGGTTCCTTGGTGAGTTTGATGCACTTTCCGGGTTGGGGCAGAAGCCAGACAAAACAGTCTATGAGCCAACAGAAGTAAACGTCGGTCATGGCTGCGGCCATAACCTGCTCGGAACTGGTGCTTTTGCCGCTGCATGCGCAGCCAAAAAATATCTGGAAGATCATAGCCTTTCAGGTACCTTGAAATTTTTCGGGTGTCCGGGGGAAGAAGGCGGTTCTGGAAAGACGTTCATGGTTAGGGAAGGCGTGTTTGACGGAGTAGATGCTGCGTTATCCTGGCATCCTTCTCCAGCAAACGCCATCATGAGTCTTTCCAGTCTGGCAAACTATCAGGTGTATTTCAGGTTTAAAGGAGTCTCCTCCCATGCTGCAAACTCACCGCATTTGGGCAGAAGCGCGCTGGATGCAGTAGAACTGATGAATGTGGGGGTCAATTATTTAAGAGAACACATCGTGCCTGAAGCAAGAATCCATTATGCCGTGACAAACACTGGTGGCATTTCGCCAAATGTCGTACAGGCAGATGCGGAAGTGCTGTATCTGATTCGAGCTCCTGAAGTGCAGCAGGTAGATGGCATCTACAAACGTGTCTGCAAGATTGCAGAAGGTGCAGCATTGATGACAGAAACAGAGCTTTCCATCGAATTTGACAAGGCTTGTTCGAACTATATACCAAACAGAAGTCTTGAAAAGCTTCTCCATGAAAATCTTGTGGAAGCTGGAACTGAAGAGCCGACCGAGGAAGAAAATGCTTTTGCTAAAGAACTTTGGTCCACACTGTCAGACGGGGAAAAAGAGAGTTATTTGGATCTTTTAAAAGGGTTTGGATATGTGGGGAATGGAACTGAATTCGAGGGGAAGTATCTCTCGGACAGCATCTCGCCTTATGAAGCATCTAATGAAGTTCTTGCCGGCTCCACGGATGTATCAGATGTAAGCTGGGTTGTTCCGACCGCACAGCTGACTGCCGCGACTTCAGCACTGGGTACTCCGCTGCACACCTGGCAAATGACGACACAGGGCATAAGCAGTTTTGCCCATAAAGGAATGCTTCGGGCAGCAGAGTCAATGGCATTGACAGCGGTTCAATTGTTTGAGGATGATGCGAAATTGAAGACTGTTAAACAGGAATTCGAGGAGTTCCTCCAAGCCAACCCTTACACATGTCCAATACCAAAAGACGTTAAGCCATCAACATTAAAATAA